One segment of Candidatus Nitrospira nitrosa DNA contains the following:
- a CDS encoding SDR family NAD(P)-dependent oxidoreductase, translating to MSVSTQEVAVIAGVGPGLGASLARKFAREGCAIALLARSADFLNRLAEELRQSGARVLPVSADLTDAEAVAKAFALVRSKLGPVSILINHVGSGVWGGFNELTAEGFRSTWERCALAAFLCCKQVVPDMIARSGGSILFTGATSSIRGRNGAPAFSSAKFAVRGLADSLARELWPQGIHVAHILVDGVIDTAAVRAELAAGTSEPLLNPEDMAETYWALTRQKPGAWTFELELRPPGEAFFV from the coding sequence ATGAGCGTGTCGACACAAGAGGTTGCCGTTATCGCCGGTGTGGGGCCTGGATTGGGTGCGTCTTTGGCGCGCAAGTTTGCCCGTGAAGGCTGCGCCATCGCGCTGTTGGCCCGTTCGGCTGATTTTTTGAACCGCCTGGCAGAGGAACTGCGTCAGTCTGGGGCGCGCGTGCTTCCAGTGTCGGCGGATCTGACGGATGCCGAAGCCGTGGCCAAGGCGTTTGCTCTGGTGCGTAGCAAGCTTGGGCCTGTCTCCATCCTGATCAATCATGTGGGCAGCGGAGTGTGGGGCGGGTTCAATGAGTTAACGGCGGAGGGGTTCAGGTCCACGTGGGAACGATGCGCTCTGGCAGCCTTTCTCTGTTGCAAACAGGTCGTGCCCGATATGATTGCTCGCAGCGGTGGAAGCATTCTGTTTACGGGAGCTACGTCATCCATCCGGGGGCGGAACGGTGCGCCTGCCTTTAGTAGCGCCAAGTTCGCCGTCCGCGGGTTGGCCGATTCCCTTGCGCGGGAGTTATGGCCGCAGGGTATCCATGTCGCACACATCCTTGTGGATGGGGTGATCGATACGGCTGCCGTGAGAGCCGAGCTGGCTGCTGGAACCAGCGAACCATTGCTGAATCCGGAGGACATGGCCGAGACCTATTGGGCGTTGACCAGGCAGAAGCCCGGCGCCTGGACCTTCGAGTTGGAATTGCGACCGCCAGGCGAGGCCTTTTTCGTGTAG
- a CDS encoding helix-turn-helix domain-containing protein yields the protein MGDWIRLLRNRLRMTQAELAHRAHITQPNLAAIESGKVDPQVGTLRRIYEGLGCELNLEPLLHKPLEELVRDRARAVALTRLKQTMGTMALEDQAPDKDTFRQLLEKRTDDLLRSPRKRLPTR from the coding sequence GTGGGGGACTGGATACGCTTGCTCCGAAATCGGCTACGAATGACACAGGCTGAACTCGCTCACCGCGCCCATATTACGCAGCCGAACCTCGCCGCGATTGAGTCTGGAAAAGTTGATCCTCAAGTAGGGACACTCCGCCGAATTTATGAAGGCTTAGGCTGTGAGCTCAACCTCGAACCTCTACTGCACAAGCCACTGGAAGAACTCGTCAGAGATCGTGCCCGAGCTGTGGCCCTCACACGACTGAAACAGACGATGGGAACCATGGCACTTGAAGACCAAGCTCCTGACAAAGACACATTCAGGCAGCTTCTTGAAAAACGTACCGACGATCTCCTCCGCAGTCCTCGTAAACGACTACCCACTCGATGA
- a CDS encoding mobile mystery protein B has protein sequence MTIADEIQPEGETSGDDISGLILVQLKTRAERNVAEAQAISLAYDKYIFEARRKKQGARWLTDKCIRAVHQDMLGAIWDWAGNYRTENLNIGMDWRHIPEQVRLLCDDFLHWDSATSTMPILEVAARLQNRLTKIHPFRNGNGRHARLITDIFFHSRRHPLPEWPQTHLMSEGHQIRAQYVAAMRDADQGDFSSLVKFFEYCLPSCS, from the coding sequence ATGACCATAGCGGACGAAATACAGCCCGAGGGGGAAACTTCGGGTGATGACATCTCAGGGCTCATTCTTGTTCAGCTCAAGACAAGAGCGGAACGAAATGTGGCCGAAGCACAGGCCATTAGTTTGGCCTATGACAAATACATCTTTGAAGCCCGCAGGAAGAAACAGGGCGCACGATGGCTCACCGATAAGTGCATCCGCGCAGTCCATCAAGACATGTTGGGAGCAATATGGGATTGGGCCGGGAACTACAGGACGGAAAACCTCAATATCGGTATGGACTGGCGCCACATACCGGAACAGGTTCGCTTGTTATGCGATGATTTTCTCCACTGGGACTCTGCAACGTCAACGATGCCGATTTTAGAAGTCGCCGCACGGCTTCAGAATCGGCTGACGAAGATTCATCCCTTCAGAAATGGGAATGGAAGACATGCACGATTGATCACCGATATCTTCTTTCATTCCCGTCGACATCCCTTGCCGGAATGGCCCCAAACCCACCTGATGTCTGAAGGCCATCAAATCCGAGCGCAGTACGTCGCCGCCATGCGGGACGCCGATCAAGGCGACTTCTCCTCGTTGGTGAAATTCTTTGAATATTGCCTGCCCAGCTGTTCCTGA
- a CDS encoding HupE/UreJ family protein — MRILLVLAWLLLTVPVWAHKPSDSYLSLSVQHEQIVGQWDIALRDLDNAIGLDSDGDGQITWREVRSKHDEISAYATSRLTLSTDIGTCSTEILEQLIDSHTDGAYSVLRFHADCGQRIQRLHADYRLLFDIDAQHKGLLRLVQGGQTSTAIFSRETPLQTFSIAERSRWDESRQFIHEGIWHIWLGFDHVLFLLALLLPAVLVRSEGRWQAAGEFQGVCGNVVSIVTAFTLAHSLTLSLATLNVVRFPSRLVESTIAASVVLAGLGNLYPMMASRRWIVAFGFGLIHGFGFAAVLTDLGLPHDSLLLSLVSFNVGVEIGQLAIVAAFLPLAYVIRRSWSYPRLVLTGGSIAVIAIALVWFTERAFDLQLFPV, encoded by the coding sequence ATGCGCATCCTTCTTGTTTTGGCATGGCTTCTCCTGACGGTCCCCGTTTGGGCCCATAAGCCCAGTGACAGCTATCTCTCACTGTCTGTTCAGCATGAGCAGATTGTCGGCCAGTGGGACATCGCGCTACGTGATCTCGATAATGCGATTGGATTAGATAGTGATGGAGATGGACAGATTACGTGGAGAGAAGTCCGAAGCAAGCATGACGAAATCAGCGCGTACGCCACCTCTCGCCTTACGCTGTCCACTGATATCGGAACGTGCTCAACTGAGATTCTGGAACAACTCATCGACTCTCATACGGATGGAGCCTATTCGGTTCTGCGCTTTCATGCCGATTGTGGCCAGAGAATCCAACGGCTCCATGCGGATTACCGACTGCTCTTTGATATTGATGCGCAACACAAGGGGCTCTTACGCCTGGTACAAGGCGGACAAACCAGCACCGCCATCTTCAGCCGAGAAACTCCGCTCCAAACATTTTCGATCGCCGAACGATCACGCTGGGATGAAAGCCGCCAATTCATTCACGAAGGCATCTGGCATATCTGGCTGGGATTCGACCATGTGCTGTTCTTACTCGCTCTGTTATTGCCGGCAGTATTGGTTCGTTCGGAAGGTCGTTGGCAAGCGGCCGGCGAGTTTCAAGGAGTCTGCGGCAATGTTGTCAGCATCGTCACGGCCTTTACCCTGGCCCATTCGCTGACATTGAGCCTGGCCACGCTGAATGTCGTTCGCTTTCCGTCGCGATTAGTGGAATCGACTATCGCAGCTTCGGTCGTGCTGGCCGGGCTTGGTAATTTGTACCCAATGATGGCAAGTCGCCGCTGGATCGTAGCATTTGGATTCGGCCTGATTCATGGATTCGGCTTCGCCGCCGTGCTCACCGATCTCGGGCTGCCTCACGATTCGCTGTTACTGAGTCTGGTCAGTTTTAACGTCGGCGTGGAAATCGGCCAGCTCGCCATCGTCGCCGCCTTCTTACCCCTCGCCTATGTAATCCGCCGCTCATGGTCATACCCGCGATTGGTCCTCACTGGAGGATCGATAGCCGTGATCGCCATTGCGCTCGTGTGGTTCACCGAACGGGCATTTGATCTTCAGCTGTTTCCTGTGTAG
- a CDS encoding tetratricopeptide repeat protein, translating to MVRLPLFLMLILFGWVTMIRIHPAYPEPYLPMDDAQVLERLSFKGSDPVSRELATLRTKVRQNPRNFESAAKLAARYIEQARSEGDPRFIGQAQAVLSPWWNEATPPPEILLLRATIRQNAHEFDQALADLDQVLAVEPTNAQAWLTKAAILQVQAHYDDAHRACQRLARLAAAHVLLGCLSDIAAVTGHSMKARELLQPMLADKKLIGRERIWITTILAETSARIGAIRAAEQYFAEAFKSGIKDQYLLGAYADFLLDQGRHQDVVSLLRSETRADGLLLRLTLAEQTLDISSSKSHVSELAARFAASRERGTSVHVREEARFTLALLKDAKKALPLAQANWNVQREPADARILLECALADRRRSAAQPIIDWLKTNHVEDFRLQQLAKQIQEVPL from the coding sequence ATGGTTCGACTCCCATTGTTTCTGATGCTTATCCTATTCGGGTGGGTGACGATGATTCGGATTCACCCCGCTTACCCTGAACCCTATCTCCCCATGGACGATGCACAGGTCCTCGAACGACTCAGTTTCAAGGGATCTGATCCAGTCTCGCGGGAGCTTGCCACGTTACGTACGAAGGTACGGCAAAATCCTCGCAACTTTGAGTCTGCTGCAAAACTGGCCGCTCGCTACATCGAACAAGCCCGATCAGAAGGCGATCCCCGGTTCATTGGACAAGCACAGGCCGTTCTCAGTCCCTGGTGGAACGAGGCGACTCCACCACCGGAGATACTCCTGTTACGGGCGACGATCAGGCAGAATGCCCATGAATTCGATCAAGCTTTGGCTGATCTCGATCAGGTGCTGGCCGTAGAACCGACCAATGCCCAGGCCTGGCTGACCAAAGCGGCCATCCTTCAAGTCCAGGCTCACTACGACGACGCACACCGAGCCTGCCAGCGCCTTGCGCGGTTAGCTGCTGCTCATGTGCTACTTGGTTGTTTGAGTGATATTGCAGCTGTCACAGGCCACTCAATGAAAGCCCGCGAGCTGCTTCAACCGATGCTTGCGGACAAAAAACTCATCGGCCGCGAGCGGATCTGGATTACGACAATCCTGGCAGAGACAAGCGCACGCATTGGAGCGATACGAGCCGCCGAGCAGTATTTCGCAGAGGCCTTCAAGTCAGGCATCAAGGATCAGTATTTATTGGGTGCCTATGCGGATTTTTTGCTGGATCAAGGCCGTCATCAAGATGTCGTCTCACTGCTCCGCTCGGAGACAAGAGCCGATGGACTCCTGCTCCGCCTCACGCTCGCAGAACAGACACTGGATATATCCTCATCCAAGAGCCATGTCTCTGAACTTGCCGCCCGCTTTGCCGCCAGTCGGGAGCGGGGTACTTCGGTCCATGTCCGAGAAGAAGCACGCTTCACGTTAGCGTTGCTCAAGGATGCTAAGAAGGCGCTGCCCCTGGCCCAAGCTAATTGGAATGTGCAACGCGAACCAGCCGACGCCAGGATCCTCCTCGAATGTGCATTAGCCGACAGAAGGCGATCAGCGGCCCAGCCTATAATTGATTGGTTAAAGACCAACCACGTGGAAGACTTTCGGTTGCAACAACTCGCAAAACAAATTCAGGAGGTACCACTCTGA
- a CDS encoding DUF4331 domain-containing protein yields the protein MFAQFRPLLCTALVMLLATPVLAASHREAPLITNDPAADITDFYFFRSWQNPDNAVLVMNVIPSQEPGSGPNYFNFADDVLYEIHIDNNKNNIAANIVYQVRFKTEIRQPGNVFPLSYVALPPIMALSGNGSEGLLLRQSYTVTEVRYGHRPKDLGTGVMYAVPSNVGPRTMPKYEDLAEKGIYPLKNGGRIFAGQRDETFYIDLGGTFDTLNLHISPILSNADDANDTIIVGAPGAGTADTFSGFNVNTIALEIPISELLGPNGNKVLGAYASTSRPKVSVLRKNGDRDNSTRFVQVARMANPLVNELIIATNMKDKWNATDAEDENDFVPFYCNSALATALNMVFGTGFPTANREDLVNALLRYAPGPSVCGSGKTNEVLADLLRVDLDVPPTPAGGQRRLGPLAHDASGNATPDKAGWPNGRRPNDDVTDVALRLVAGILSNPAVPNLGDGVNFNVGTVGSNKTANGIAMEFPFLPTPFDGRDRRHIDPKEAF from the coding sequence ATGTTTGCTCAATTTCGACCACTTCTGTGCACAGCCCTGGTCATGCTGTTGGCGACGCCGGTCTTGGCAGCCAGTCATCGCGAGGCCCCATTAATTACCAACGATCCTGCCGCTGATATCACGGACTTCTATTTCTTCCGGAGCTGGCAGAACCCCGACAACGCCGTGCTCGTCATGAACGTCATTCCGAGCCAGGAGCCGGGGTCCGGCCCCAATTACTTCAACTTTGCCGACGACGTGCTCTACGAGATTCACATCGACAACAATAAAAACAACATCGCGGCGAACATCGTCTATCAAGTGCGATTCAAGACGGAGATCCGACAGCCAGGCAACGTCTTCCCGCTATCCTATGTTGCCTTACCACCGATCATGGCCCTCAGTGGGAACGGGTCTGAAGGGCTGCTCTTGCGGCAAAGCTACACGGTGACGGAAGTTCGCTATGGGCACCGACCGAAGGATCTTGGAACCGGGGTCATGTATGCCGTTCCATCGAATGTCGGACCACGAACCATGCCGAAATATGAAGACCTCGCCGAGAAGGGGATCTACCCTCTGAAAAACGGCGGGAGAATCTTTGCAGGTCAACGGGATGAGACCTTCTACATCGACCTGGGAGGGACATTCGACACATTGAACCTCCACATCTCACCGATTCTGTCGAATGCCGACGATGCCAATGACACAATCATCGTGGGAGCTCCGGGCGCCGGCACAGCCGATACGTTCAGCGGCTTCAACGTCAACACAATCGCACTGGAGATTCCGATCAGCGAACTCCTCGGTCCAAACGGCAATAAAGTGCTCGGCGCCTATGCCAGCACAAGCCGCCCGAAGGTCAGCGTCCTCAGAAAGAACGGCGATCGTGACAACAGCACCCGCTTTGTCCAAGTGGCCCGCATGGCTAACCCCCTCGTCAACGAGTTGATCATCGCGACCAACATGAAGGACAAGTGGAACGCTACGGACGCCGAAGATGAGAACGACTTTGTTCCGTTCTACTGCAACTCGGCGTTGGCAACAGCGCTTAATATGGTATTCGGCACGGGCTTCCCGACGGCAAACCGCGAAGATCTCGTGAATGCCTTGCTTCGTTATGCACCAGGACCATCCGTGTGCGGCTCAGGAAAGACCAACGAAGTGCTTGCCGACCTCTTACGCGTCGATCTGGATGTCCCACCGACCCCAGCCGGGGGACAGCGACGACTAGGCCCACTGGCCCATGATGCAAGCGGCAACGCAACGCCGGATAAGGCCGGCTGGCCGAACGGCCGACGCCCGAACGACGACGTCACGGATGTGGCGCTCCGCCTTGTGGCTGGGATCTTGAGCAACCCAGCCGTCCCGAACCTGGGAGACGGCGTGAATTTCAATGTCGGGACAGTCGGCAGCAACAAGACCGCCAACGGGATCGCGATGGAGTTTCCATTCCTCCCAACGCCGTTCGATGGACGAGACCGTCGGCATATCGATCCCAAAGAAGCATTCTAA
- a CDS encoding sigma-70 family RNA polymerase sigma factor, with amino-acid sequence MSTMTIEPTKLDQDHEWAQLIAHTAQGDQAALATFYDRTSPQVFGFICKILNNREAAEEVTLDVYTQVWRQAHTYDQTRGAPGAWLMTVARTRAIDRLRARATEYGRLESLDAVELFASSDETPEENVEGEERRRYVQEALAGLTAEQRQVIALAYFYGLSQSEIAEKLQVPLGTVKTRMRSGLIKLREALAPFEAGLQL; translated from the coding sequence ATGTCGACCATGACCATAGAACCGACCAAACTGGATCAAGACCACGAGTGGGCCCAACTTATTGCGCACACCGCCCAGGGTGATCAGGCTGCGCTGGCCACGTTTTATGATCGTACAAGCCCACAGGTGTTTGGCTTTATCTGCAAAATCCTCAACAACCGAGAGGCTGCGGAAGAAGTCACCTTGGATGTCTACACGCAGGTGTGGCGACAGGCTCATACGTACGATCAAACCAGAGGCGCGCCCGGGGCATGGCTGATGACGGTGGCCCGAACAAGAGCCATCGACCGGCTGCGTGCCAGGGCTACCGAATATGGGCGCCTCGAATCATTGGACGCAGTCGAGTTATTCGCCAGTTCCGACGAGACGCCGGAAGAGAATGTGGAGGGCGAGGAACGCCGTCGATATGTCCAAGAGGCCTTGGCTGGGCTGACGGCTGAACAACGGCAAGTTATTGCCTTGGCCTATTTTTATGGATTAAGCCAGAGTGAGATTGCCGAGAAGCTGCAAGTGCCGCTCGGCACTGTAAAGACACGAATGCGATCCGGCCTGATCAAATTGCGGGAGGCTCTGGCACCATTCGAAGCGGGTTTACAGCTATGA
- a CDS encoding cupin domain-containing protein, producing MTETKLPEELEERAMLYALGVLDPEDRRAFELRLQGEPALLRQTAAAYQATGYVLSTLVAPVTPPSTLRERLVRQVAEEAAREVEQFELAANTVALGSTPVKPRDSVRERLLSQIQTHSAVRLVVNESVPVLGDIASRASDERVSEEKIDVSQDAAPLPTWLSSGWTAVSNFVRTLLIRSMIPRPSSGGLTFVKASEGAWREIAQGVTAKLLAFDPVSRRTTTLLRFLPGTSYAPHRHAAVEELYVLEGGCSIASREMAVGDYHRAEAGTVHHDTSTEEGCLLLVISSPQNEMLK from the coding sequence ATGACCGAGACGAAGTTGCCGGAAGAACTGGAAGAACGGGCGATGCTGTATGCTCTTGGAGTCCTGGATCCAGAGGATCGTCGGGCGTTTGAGTTAAGACTCCAAGGTGAACCAGCTCTCCTGCGGCAAACGGCAGCAGCCTATCAAGCGACCGGTTATGTCCTCAGTACGCTTGTGGCTCCTGTGACACCGCCCTCCACCCTTCGTGAGCGGCTGGTTCGGCAGGTTGCGGAAGAAGCCGCCCGAGAAGTCGAACAGTTCGAGCTGGCCGCCAACACCGTGGCTTTAGGATCGACCCCGGTCAAGCCTCGGGACTCAGTACGGGAGCGGCTCCTTTCTCAAATCCAAACGCATTCGGCTGTCCGACTTGTTGTCAATGAGTCGGTACCCGTTTTGGGAGATATCGCGAGTCGGGCGAGCGATGAACGGGTGAGTGAAGAAAAGATAGACGTATCGCAGGATGCGGCCCCCTTGCCCACGTGGTTGTCCTCCGGCTGGACAGCCGTTTCAAACTTTGTGAGAACGCTTCTGATTCGTTCCATGATTCCTCGACCGTCTTCAGGTGGGCTCACTTTCGTCAAGGCGTCGGAGGGAGCCTGGCGAGAAATTGCCCAGGGGGTGACGGCCAAATTGCTCGCGTTTGACCCGGTTTCTCGTAGGACCACGACGCTCCTTCGCTTTCTTCCCGGTACCAGCTATGCCCCGCATCGTCATGCTGCGGTCGAAGAACTTTATGTGCTTGAAGGCGGGTGTTCCATTGCCAGTCGTGAGATGGCGGTCGGTGATTATCACCGAGCCGAAGCCGGGACCGTGCATCACGATACTTCGACCGAGGAAGGATGTCTCCTCCTCGTGATCTCCTCTCCCCAGAACGAGATGTTGAAATAG
- the nikR gene encoding nickel-responsive transcriptional regulator NikR, with amino-acid sequence MKKLVRFGVSLDHHLLDDFDKHIERRNYTNRSEALRDLIRDNLVGQEWDENKETVGTITFVYDHHVRDLTSKLTDIQHDYHGQILSGMHVHLDHDHCLEVLVVRGKGSDIRKVADALVSVKGVKHGKLTMTTTGKGLD; translated from the coding sequence GTGAAAAAACTGGTCCGATTCGGCGTCTCGCTCGATCATCATTTATTGGACGATTTCGATAAGCATATTGAACGGAGAAACTACACCAATCGTTCGGAAGCGTTGCGTGATCTCATTCGCGACAACCTCGTCGGTCAAGAATGGGATGAGAACAAAGAAACGGTCGGTACGATCACGTTTGTTTACGACCATCACGTACGAGACCTGACAAGCAAGTTGACGGACATTCAGCATGACTACCATGGTCAAATTCTCTCAGGGATGCATGTGCACCTCGATCATGACCATTGCCTTGAAGTGTTGGTTGTCAGAGGCAAAGGGTCGGACATTCGAAAAGTTGCCGACGCACTCGTGAGTGTGAAGGGTGTGAAGCATGGAAAGTTGACGATGACGACCACAGGAAAGGGTCTAGACTAA
- a CDS encoding DUF3842 family protein: protein MRVCVIDGRGGGLGSRLVAGLRATLGVNCQILGLGTNLAAAEAMREAGAEPVASGVDAISKTVPTVDVIVASLNMILPGAMLGEVTSEVSKTILEAKAKKVLLPLNRVQIEIVGTEGRTMDVLIDECLSRVRIAVRATGQA from the coding sequence ATGCGGGTCTGCGTGATTGATGGCCGAGGCGGGGGGCTGGGTTCCCGGTTAGTGGCGGGGTTACGGGCCACGCTGGGTGTCAATTGCCAAATCCTTGGGTTGGGAACCAACCTTGCGGCGGCAGAGGCAATGCGGGAGGCCGGAGCTGAACCAGTTGCATCCGGGGTTGACGCCATCTCTAAGACGGTGCCGACGGTGGATGTCATCGTGGCCTCGTTAAACATGATCTTGCCTGGTGCCATGTTGGGTGAAGTGACTTCTGAGGTCTCAAAAACGATTCTTGAGGCAAAGGCCAAGAAGGTGCTGTTGCCGCTGAATCGAGTCCAGATAGAAATCGTGGGGACCGAAGGCCGCACGATGGATGTGTTGATTGACGAGTGCCTCTCCCGAGTCCGTATCGCCGTACGGGCGACCGGCCAAGCATAA
- a CDS encoding TonB-dependent receptor produces MTRTVICVLALVLVLSSWGKARGHDPDEPELEIPEITVIGEKPVAASSQQFIPDKEIILQPQGRPAQVLRLIPGFVAVEHSGGAGKADQYFLRGFDADHGTDVGFFLDGMPINLRTHAHGQGYTDLNFIIPETIQGVDVHKGAYLPEYGDFVTAGAVNFRTRDVVKEGVIQGAGGEYSTQRYLLMFSPTKDRVRTLFAAEGFYTNGPYQNNNQYHRANLFGKATTSLTGRDELSLQGTFLQSRWDGSGEIPFRAVSTGLLNRFGSINPYEGGNTLRTTGQLNYHYDTTTGGQFFANAYGQYYRLDLFTDFTFFLNDPTNGDGFAQYDRRVIYGGDIGYKQRVNILGMPVIGTVGFQTRVDDVHTKLGTQTLRVPTGTTIDSDARSVSYSPFVKGEIQPFSWLRFSGGVRGEFFTFDVGNRCAICAERPDGRKGSGMVLPKMSMILGPWARTEFFVNYGEGFHSNDARSAVSIGAAPLARSQNYEVGIRSKPWGPEGLELSATAWRLDLKSELVLIGDEGTTEIRGATRRQGVEVAARGKVWGPLYVNGSFTWTHAEFRNGDAIPLAPEYTAYGAAILQWPEGLTSQLQATYLGVRPLVEDRSIKSPSWITFDLSERYRIPVKLPHGRLEAFLFVQNLFNTKWEQAIFAFESRLRTEPTGVTDIHFVPGNPRTVMGGLAWYF; encoded by the coding sequence ATGACACGAACAGTAATATGTGTGCTTGCTCTTGTACTGGTTCTCAGTTCGTGGGGAAAAGCCAGGGGGCATGACCCAGATGAACCTGAACTGGAAATTCCTGAGATTACTGTCATTGGCGAAAAGCCGGTCGCGGCTTCTTCTCAGCAATTCATCCCTGATAAAGAGATTATCCTGCAGCCTCAAGGTCGCCCAGCCCAGGTCCTTCGCCTGATTCCTGGCTTCGTGGCCGTGGAACATTCCGGCGGCGCCGGAAAGGCTGATCAATACTTCCTCCGAGGCTTCGACGCGGATCACGGAACAGATGTCGGCTTCTTCCTTGATGGCATGCCGATCAATCTGCGCACGCATGCGCATGGGCAAGGCTACACGGACCTCAATTTCATTATCCCGGAGACGATCCAGGGAGTTGATGTGCACAAGGGGGCGTATCTACCGGAGTATGGTGATTTCGTGACGGCGGGAGCGGTGAACTTTCGGACCCGTGATGTGGTGAAGGAGGGCGTCATTCAAGGAGCCGGTGGGGAATATAGCACGCAGCGGTACTTACTGATGTTCTCTCCGACCAAAGACCGTGTGCGCACGCTATTCGCCGCCGAAGGGTTTTACACGAACGGTCCGTACCAGAACAATAATCAGTATCACCGAGCGAATTTGTTCGGTAAAGCCACCACCAGCTTGACTGGGCGGGATGAACTCAGCCTGCAGGGTACCTTTCTTCAGTCCCGATGGGACGGCTCCGGCGAGATTCCGTTTCGTGCCGTGAGCACGGGGCTCTTGAACCGGTTTGGCTCCATCAATCCGTATGAAGGGGGTAATACGCTCAGAACCACCGGCCAACTCAATTATCACTACGACACGACGACCGGGGGGCAATTTTTCGCGAATGCTTATGGCCAGTATTACCGACTCGATCTGTTCACGGACTTCACATTTTTCCTGAACGATCCGACGAATGGTGACGGCTTTGCGCAATACGATCGTCGGGTCATCTATGGCGGCGATATCGGGTACAAGCAGCGGGTCAACATTCTGGGCATGCCTGTGATCGGGACTGTGGGGTTTCAAACAAGAGTGGACGACGTGCATACAAAATTGGGAACTCAGACCCTGCGGGTTCCGACAGGTACCACGATCGACAGCGATGCGCGCAGCGTGTCCTATTCTCCATTCGTGAAGGGGGAAATCCAACCGTTCTCATGGCTGAGGTTTTCAGGAGGTGTGCGGGGCGAGTTCTTTACATTTGATGTCGGCAACCGGTGCGCCATTTGTGCCGAGCGACCAGATGGACGAAAAGGTTCCGGGATGGTCCTCCCCAAAATGAGCATGATTCTAGGGCCTTGGGCCAGAACGGAGTTCTTTGTCAACTATGGTGAGGGGTTTCACAGCAATGATGCGCGATCAGCAGTGTCGATTGGGGCCGCACCGCTTGCCCGATCTCAAAATTATGAGGTGGGGATCCGTTCGAAGCCCTGGGGGCCGGAAGGTCTCGAATTGAGTGCTACGGCATGGCGACTGGATCTTAAGTCGGAACTCGTGCTGATCGGCGATGAGGGGACAACGGAGATCCGTGGAGCGACGAGACGGCAGGGAGTCGAAGTTGCTGCCAGAGGCAAGGTATGGGGTCCGCTCTATGTTAACGGAAGCTTTACCTGGACGCATGCGGAGTTTCGCAATGGGGATGCGATCCCATTGGCACCGGAATACACCGCCTATGGTGCAGCGATTCTGCAATGGCCGGAAGGGTTGACCTCCCAACTGCAAGCTACCTATCTCGGAGTTCGTCCGCTGGTTGAAGATCGGAGTATCAAGTCGCCTTCATGGATTACGTTTGATCTCTCTGAGCGCTATCGGATTCCCGTGAAATTACCGCATGGGCGGCTTGAGGCGTTTCTCTTCGTTCAAAATCTGTTCAATACTAAGTGGGAACAGGCAATTTTTGCATTCGAGTCGCGTCTGCGAACTGAGCCGACCGGAGTGACGGACATTCACTTTGTGCCGGGCAATCCTCGGACGGTGATGGGGGGGCTGGCCTGGTACTTCTGA
- a CDS encoding DNA-3-methyladenine glycosylase, protein MPMTLARAFFNRPTLTVAHSLVGKYLVRENGTRAIAGRIIEVEAYIGTEDKACHASKGRTPRTEVLFGPPGMSYIYLIYGMYHMLNVVTEREKFPAAVLIRAIEVDGELIDGPGKLCRELGIDRSLHRVDLTQGRAIWFEDRGQRVPRNQVGTFPRIGVDYAGLWAKKPWRFRLIQEDGRTNSSLRKHKAKGKSL, encoded by the coding sequence ATGCCAATGACTCTTGCTCGAGCCTTTTTCAATCGCCCCACGTTGACCGTCGCCCATTCGCTGGTCGGCAAGTACCTGGTTCGTGAGAATGGGACGAGAGCTATTGCTGGAAGAATCATCGAAGTGGAAGCGTATATCGGTACAGAAGACAAGGCTTGTCATGCATCGAAGGGGCGGACGCCAAGAACAGAAGTCCTGTTTGGTCCCCCGGGGATGTCGTACATCTATTTGATCTACGGTATGTACCACATGCTGAATGTCGTGACGGAGCGGGAAAAATTTCCTGCCGCCGTGTTGATCCGTGCCATTGAAGTGGATGGCGAATTGATAGATGGTCCGGGAAAGCTCTGCCGCGAGCTGGGTATCGATCGGTCATTGCATCGAGTTGATCTGACACAGGGACGAGCTATCTGGTTCGAAGATCGAGGTCAGAGAGTCCCTCGCAATCAGGTGGGCACCTTTCCGCGGATTGGAGTGGACTACGCAGGGCTGTGGGCAAAAAAACCCTGGCGGTTCCGGTTGATTCAGGAAGACGGCCGTACGAACAGTTCCCTTAGGAAA